A region from the Perca fluviatilis chromosome 16, GENO_Pfluv_1.0, whole genome shotgun sequence genome encodes:
- the LOC120544170 gene encoding complement C1q-like protein 4, with translation MATEQAAQLKAEVDEQKQQQEVQQIAFSAGLLASGGNAITIGPLPADTPLIFKYVPTNIGNAYNSNTGVFTAPVRGAYHFEWTVSSNKGQESGGWLVKNSANVFLAYQDGSGWMTSSKAATLLLEVGDVVFVRLMPNTVVFDNLNHHTTFSGHLLFPM, from the exons ATGGCTACAG AACAAGCAGCACAGCTGAAGGCTGAAGTGGACGAGCAGaagcaacaacaggaag tccaaCAGATTGCATTCTCAGCCGGTCTGCTGGCGTCTGGAGGTAACGCAATAACTATTGGACCCTTACCCGCGGACACTCCCCTGATCTTCAAATACGTCCCCACCAACATCGGGAATGCCTACAACTCAAACACGG GTGTGTTCACTGCCCCGGTGAGAGGAGCGTACCACTTTGAGTGGACGGTCAGTTCAAATAAAGGACAGGAATCAGGGGGTTGGTTGGTCAAGAACTCAgcgaatgttttcttggcataCCAGGATGGCTCAGGTTGGATGACTTCTTCTAAAGCTGCTACGCTGTTGCTGGAGGTGGGAGACGTGGTGTTTGTGCGCCTGATGCCTAACACTGTGGTGTTTGACAACTTAAATCACCACACCACCTTCAGTGGCCATCTTCTGTTCCCCATGTAA